The genomic DNA aaaaaaaaaaaaaacaacctatgcTACCGCCTATCGCTATCCTTCTCTGCCTGTTGTTCTTGGAAGGGCAACACATCAATAGATGAGAAGCCCTCTGAGGGTGCACCTTACCATAGGGACTGGATGTTGCAATTCGGGTGCAGCAGCCCTTCACGCATGAGTTCGACGCCTGCATCCCCCAGCTTGTTCTCGCCGATATGCAGTACTTTCAGGTGTTTGTTCACGCTGAGAGCAGAGCTGACTGCCTTACAGCAAGCAGTCGTGAGCCCACACTCTCTAATCCTGTAAGGCAAGAATAAAGTGAGAACTCCAGGGACCTAGAGAATATCAACCACTGCTCACTTTTTCATGTTGGCCTCACAGGAGCCGAGCCAGTGAGAACAAACTGAAGCCTTTCCACAATCACAATTCTTCTCTCATCCCCTCTGTCCAGCCTGGTCCTTTCCAAGCATCCCTTCTCCTACTGTTTACATTTAGGATGCCCGCCTCGGAGAACGCATCGAGGAAGGACAGCTGCCCCTAAGGGATAAGAGCAGACTCTCGGTCAGAGATGAAAtgtgctgctcttgcagtcaccTTAGCTCCACCATTCACCCTCAGGGCACCTCGCAGATTCCCAAGCTACTGGAGGCAGGGGAAGAACCCAGATGTGGGAGTTGAACTTGCAATGTAGGAAAATTTGTGTCACTTGTTCCAAGTTCTCCGTGAAAGGACAGTTCTCTCCAGACCGTGTTATACCAGACCATCGCAATCTAAAAGGTAACACTGTCAGTagagaggctgctgagaaagatTTATGTTGCTGGAGTCATCTTTGGTTAGATTTAGACCGTGAAGTGGGCACCACAGGTTTCAGTGCTGACTTTTttcagtccttctgagaagcagCAATTGTACATTTAATTAACTGCCAAAGAGACTGCTTTTTTGCTTAGGGTTACAGCTTTTCATTGAAggagtttccttcctttctctttcagaaggaaaacctGTACCTCAAGATACAGTACTTGAAACACAAGCTTTCCAGTTTTGGCATATCAATGGGAGAGCTTGGATTCCAGGAAAGAACCTGAGATATCTGATCACAGTATTCACTTTGCTATTGCATGACACCTTTTAAATGTCTTGCACAGAATCTCTAAGTTGCTTGTTGTGGCACAACAAAATATATTAGATGAAAGCTTTTAAAGTGATGTTTGGTTCCCTATTGCTTATAGCAAGATGACTCTGGGGCGGATTTTCAAAGCATCTTGGAGTTCAGAAATACAAATCCCCTTAAGATCTGTACATCTTTTAGGTAACAATCTGCATGAGCTGTCTGTGGGATCCTCACAACTGAGGATTTACTTGGTGGGCCTTACTTCAACTTTATCTTTCTCTGGCAAGGTCTCAAAAGAGGGCAGTGGAGATGTGAAACCTCATAGCAGCTCACCATAGCTCCTGGAGTTCAGCTTTGGGATCCTTGAGTGCCTGACACAGCATTTCCATGCCTGAGTCTCTCAGGTTGTTGTCTATCAGACTTATCTCTATGAGAGTCTCTTTTGTACTGATGACTCTGGAGAGATCTTTACAGCCAGCACTTGTGAGATCACAGTCCCATAACctgcagggaaaaacaaaatattattttccccCAATAATTACTTATATCAGAAAACAGAGTCCTCTTTTAGTGTTCTCAAGTTCTGGTTTTAGCATCTCAGTTTGTTCTTCTACGCTTTAAGAAACCCACTCACGTATCACAGCACGGAGTTTTCTCTGGCTTTCTCCTTACTTTCCATCCTTCACCCTGGAAGTTCTGTTTTTAGCACACAGAATACAAACATGCAACTCTGGACACCTCAACAGGAATACAGGGCATTGCCATCAAACTTTCATCCACCCTCTCCCCAGAATTTGATCCAAGTGGTTTCAGTGCTGTCCAGCCGGCTCATATGGAAAGGCATAGCGTCCTCCGCTTTTGTTCTGAGCGGTAACTTATCTGGGGTAGAGATATCCCTGTTTCACTAGGGGCTGTAACTGAGAAACTTGCTTACCAGTTAGGAACAGACCAGCAATATAACGTGGATAGCTCAGAGGGATTTAAACGTTAAGATTTTAAACTCTGCCTTCCCTTACCATAGCTTCTGAATTTTACAGTTGGGATGCAGCAGTCCTTGACACAGCAGAGCCAGACCAGAGTCCCCGATCTTGTTATCCCCCACGGACAGATCTATCAGGGATGACTTGTTACTGAGGACAGCGCTAATATCCCGACAACTGTCGCTGGTTATTCCACAGTTCTCCAGGCTGCAGAAATAAGCATAGTTTGAGTTGTGTCTCTGGACATGCAGTATTGGTCGCAGTCCACCACCCCGAGTTCAGACTGAGAAAGGGCTATGGGATGGTTTCTTGCTGCAAACCAGTGCCGCTCAGCTGGATGTTGCTAGAGCTCTGCAAGGCTAAGAGATGAGTCAGATATCCCAGCAGGGCTCTGAGGCAATATACCTCTCCTGTAGTCCATGAGGCTATAGTGTGCTTTAAATCCAACCTATTATTCATATACATTCATGCAAGGATTGCTTTTTCAACTCTGCTTTTATATTGACTGTCCTTTTTAAGAGGAACTCTTGGATGGATCACTTAGTGAGTCCCTGGCAGCCACAAGCCAAACTGGCACTTGAGGAATGAAGGGACCAGtggctgctgcagagccctggAGCCTCCACGCAGCTGGACCCGGCTCCACAGAGATATGCAAGGCAGGCTCTGCAGTCTGTGCtcctccggccaggctgggctgaaGCTGCAGTATGTGGGCAAGATAAGCTGAATCGTGTTTCTGCCCTAAGCCCTTCCAGAGGCTTTACCCCAACCAAGCGGTGAAGACCAGCCTCTTGTTTTGAAGACAAATATGGATCTGAATAAAAATACCCAACTGGCTGGCAACTCAGGGCATAAGAGCTAGAGCCGCTGCCTGCGagcactcctctgctctcagaTCCTAGTGAGTCATCACTCCTTGTAATTGCAACTTTAACCTGGGGCACATGCTCACACTGTATCAGCAGATGTAAGAGTGAACTCAAAATCACATGCTTAAAAATCCTCAAAGCCCCAGAAGTCTGAGCCAGCTAAAAGCCATCCTAAATTTTAAAGCATCCCTGACATCAAATGTTCCTGTTTTATGCATGGCAGGAATAGCAGCAGGATTAGCTGCAGTTAGAGATGACTAGCTCTTCCTTACTGTAGTAGCTCTAAGTCGCATCTTGCCTCCACCAGTCCCCGGCACAGCTGCTTTACAGCTGTATCTCCCAGTGTGTTGTTACTTAGGCTGAGCTCCTTCAGGGTGGGCTTGGTTTGCAGAGCAGCATTGAGAGCTTCCACGATATCAGCTGTGAGTTCGCAATATTCCAgcctgcaaggagaaaggaagtCCAGGGAAAAAACAACCATCTACTATATCCTGCTACTTGCATGACATGAACTACGCAAAGCGTGCGTTAGCCAGGGCAGCAAACATGCCATTTGGGCCTATGAATTGAGACCAGACAATACATGAAAATAAAGATAACCGTAAGCAGACTTTAGCCACTAGTTCTTAACAGCATCTCCCTGTTCATTTCAGAGGGCAGGATTTCTTAAACTGGACCTCAGGGGACCCATGCAAGACTAATCGCTTACTCCACTTTTACGCTGGTCCTTCTCTAAAGCAACGCAGAGGTTTTCTTAGAACCTATGAATGAGTCTTGAATTGCAACACAAGGCACAACCCTCACTACTGGGCCTTCTCGACAGGAGCTGTACTTTGCTAGTTGGAGACCGTTGGTAGACTCAGGTCCAGCTCAGCCATAAAACAAGCACCAAGCGCAGCAGAATCACACTTCTCCTTGGAGTCTGGGAGGTCTTGCATTAACAGTTGCTGTTGCCAGGTGGGCTAAGTAAGGCCTACAGGAACAGAGGCTGAGCTCTTACCAATCCTCTGGGCCCACTAACATGAATAAGTACGACCCGCATTCAGATAAAACAGGAAGAAGTCCACTTCTGGCAGCCGCACTCCTGCTTGTCTCAAGGTCGAGACGAGAAGAGAGAAGCGTGAGCTGTCCAATGactgaagaaaagcattttccagGAAAGCACCAAGACAACCAGCAACTACTTACTGCAACGTCTGTAGCTTGCAGTTGGGGTTCATGAGCCCTTGACACAAAACCTTTACGCCAGCGGTTCCAAGTCTGTTATCACCCACGTGCAGCTCTGTCAGCGAGGGCTGCGCACTGAGGACAGAGCGGAGAGTCTCGCAGCTGGCACTCGTTAGAttgcagttttgcagcctgcaggaGAGAAGGAACATGGGTGAGAGAATTGCATCCCCAGAATTCGCGGAGGCTCTTCTCAAAGTTGTGCATCTGCTGAGGTTTGGCTTTGGAAAGACACTGTGGTACCAACAGTAGCTTGTTCTTAGCCCTCTGCAGAGCAGTATTTCCAGGTAAGTACTCTTACTTTACAGGTGTCCCAAAATATTTCATGAGCTAATGTCATTCCTGTAGCACTAAAAGTGGCTCCTGTATTTCTTTAAGATTAATTGCTCATATAGCATCTCTAGGAGAAGGATCCTCCCTACATTAAATAGCAACACAACTGCTTTATAGCAGTGTTTTAATCAATGTGAGGCTTATCTCAGAGAGAAAGCAAGGGCATTTTACAATTTCTTGGCCCCCCAGAGAGGTGATCCAGAGCAGCTAAAAGTAAAAAACTAGGTCAAACTGGCTTAAATCCCTGGATGTCATGTAGAAGCTTTGTGGTATATTGCAGGAGAGATCTATGAAGCAGGTGATCCTTCAGTGCTCTGGCTGAGAGAAGTTGCGTAGGAAGCGTGATAGTATTGCTATGAGGTGTTTAGAGTTAACAGACATGACTTCTTGTAACGGAGAAGTGTTGTGCGTGGTGGCAGTAAATGTGGCTTggttttgattgctttttttcctaagacaCCTTACCGGAGCCCCAAAACGGACAAACATGAATGTGTTCCTATAGAAATGAAACAGCCTAACTCAGGAGAGAGCGAGCTCTAAATGTTACTTGAGGCGCTGGAGAAGTTTGGGCCTTAGGACAAGCTCTGCGAAAAATGACTTGTGTTACTCTTGTAGTACCGCTTATCAGCTATTTCTTGAAGGCTTATCTCAGAGATGCAGTTTGACTTTTATGAGGCAGTGTCATGAGAAGACTAGACCCACCTCAGGGGTTAGAGGACTCCATCCTGCAGAAGAGATTCTAGACAGAGGAGGCAGCATCTCCTTGAGGGTCTCTGAAGAGCAGAGGTAGCAACCACTGGCCCTGACTAAAGCTCTGGCAGGCATGGCTGGGCTTGCTGAGGGAAGCCCGTGGGGAGCTACCTCGAGTGCTGTAATCTGGCTTTGGTGCCTCTGCAAAAAGTGCTGGCCTGAGCCAAATCTCAGATCTGACTGCTGCCCAACTGAGAAGAGTTGCAGCAGAGCAACTCTGGTAGTCTGCAGAAAGACTGACAGCTCTTGAAATGCTAAGAGCTCACGAGAAAACCCCTTTGCTTGGCCGCTAGAGAAAGGAGTAAGCGAACAGCTAGACCACTAAACCTTGTGCTAGTAACTGGCAGAAGAGATTTCTGGAAAATGCACTGGGCAGTGGGGGAAGAGAGATTTGTGAAAACGTCAGGTATGTGCTCATGGCCGAGTGGGGCCTTCTGTGGTCTTCCTCTTGTTTAAACAGGCCTAGAGAGTTAATCCAACTGTCTGTGGCTGGGCAAGATTAGCTACCTCCTCTAAAGAAAGTCTTGAGGAACTCTTAGCTTGGCTGGGAAAACCCTACCTCTCCTCCTCTTCGTGCTAGAGGACAAAAAGCAGATATTGGAGTCTTCCAGTAAATACACTGGCTACATAAAAGCTTCTGGGGTTTTCTGATCATCTGACCTAGGTTATTGCTGACATACGCTTGTGTGGCTCTGCTACTAGGATCACATACTGGCTTGCCTTGTGACTTCACCTGCAGCACACTGAAAGCACATTAAACAAAACCACTAGAGCAAGACGATCAGTGAAGTTTTACCATAATTTCTGCAAGTTACAGCTTGGCATCAGCAACCCTTTACACAGGTATTCCACGCCTGCATCTCCCAGCTCATTGTTGTTCAGCTTCAGCTCTGTGAGGGACGGATTCGTATTAATGACAGAGGAGAGATCCTTGCAGTTGCTACTAGAGAGATTGCAGTCGTCCAgcctgaaagagaaggaaaggggaagtgCGTTAGTCCCGAGTTTGCTCGTTCTCTCTAGCTGAAGCACTCTCCGTGAAAGTGAAGTGGGTGATTTATGCCTCCTTAGTTCCTGGAACGCCTCTGTATGTACGTGTGTGGTCTATTAGGCAACGTACAGCCCAGTCCGCTAATctgaagaggcagaagaaaggcTCTCTCTGCAGGGCTCTGGTACAGGAGGCGCTGGAGGGCAATCCCACCAGCTGCAGACCTCTACCGCGCCGTGCAGAAGACGGCAAGTGACTCAAGTCTTTCCCCCAGCAGGGCTTTAATCCGAGGATGCATCTTCATTTAGATTTTCCTAGCGACAAACTATCCAGTGTCTGAAGCGACGTCCATCTGAGGCCCAGAGGGCAATTTATAGGCTGTCAGACTGGTTATGCGCTAAGACTAGATAAACTGGGTCTCCAGCCAGGCTTCCCAATGCCAGAGACACCCACTGGCAATTGGTTCTCATACAAGTGAGTCATGTGGCCTTCGTGGCCTCTCTCTAGTATAACTTTCAATATGCGGCAGATTTGCAGTGTGATAGGGGCTTCTCATACTCCTAGTCAGGATTTTTTTAGGTGCTGCTAAATTGCgaggggggcagagggaagaCGTCAAATTGGAAGGAGAGTTAAGGAAAGGAGTGGAAGCCAGGGacagggcaggagaggcagggaagggtACATACAGTGAGGCAGAGAAGACACAAGGAGAAGGAAGATGTCCTGCGGAACCTGCCAGCCTCAGGCACAGTCACAGCCAGGACTGCCAGAAGTAGTCTGTGCCAGGTCATTTCTCCTCAGACACCAGGATGAAAACTGAGGATTTCGTAGGCTTCTCCCTCCTGAGAaggcttctccttccctccttccagcaACAATACGATTGTGTTTAACACCTTTCAACATTAGGTGGAACAAACCCTGCTGTAGCTGCTCTCATCCGCTATGTCTTGAGCAGCCCAGCCTCTGCTCAGGGAACAGCCATCCCGGTTGTGGGCACACTGCCTTCTGGTACCCAAGGCAGACCTTGGGAGGTCAAGGTGAGGCCCATGAATTTTGCCTGCAGAAGGctcctttgcaaaacaaaaataagaaacctGCAACACGCCTGACCTCCTCCAAGTCATCGCTGGCTTGGTGTGGCCTGTCTTCTCCAGCCCAAGCAGGAGGATGGGAGACCATAGGGTGTGAATTCCCAGCCGGACATTGGGGAAGAGTGCTGAACCGACTCTTGCCAACAGTCCTACCCCGCCCTACAGCTTGCACTCCGGGATACGGTTCCCTCACGCTGGCTTGCTCAACACACAAGGCAGGTACTTTTGTAAGGCTGAGAGGGGAATTAAAAGATGAGGGCTTGTGTATGTGGCTTGTGCACAAGTTTTAAATAACAGTCAGTTGGCCACATCTGACCTGCAGCCCAGAGAGTGTGTTCCTCTCTTGAGGGATCTTAACTGCAGACAAGGACAGAAGTTCCAAAACGGTGGTCAAATATTTAGATAACCAATGAAGACCTAGCTGGGTGGGTAGGCCATACCATAACAGCATCGTTAGTTCATGCCCAAGGATGCTTATCTCCGTAGGAAAAAACCTTGaaagtttgtgttttttctttttttaaattcactttctggaaaaaaaataggtggTATTGTCCCTGCTACCAAGGAAATTCTAAGTCACAGTTCAACAATACCGAGTCTTGCTACTAAAATGTATTCTGTCTTTTATCTCTTCTCACAGGAGAAAAACAACTGAAGTATTGCTTAGAAGAGACTACATGCAGCTAGTTACTACCTGATGGTTTTGCAGGATTTCATGGTGGAAAGAAGTTCAGCCCATCTAGATGGGTTCATCTCCTCGCACTGGATGTCAAGTTCCATTTTGAAAGTGGAGGTAAGATCTGAAAATGTAAAACCAAATTGTTACTTTTCCATGGAATGAGAAGCAAGCGCAGCAGCCCTCCTCGAACCCACTGGCAGCTTTCAAGCAGCTGAATTATAGCTCTTAGGCACAAGTTATAGCATGCAAAGGGGACAGATTGTGTCTTTTCAGCATCGGCTTGCTGCAAGCACCGCTTGTATTCAGCAATGCTAGAGTGTTGTCCGGGCCTCCGCAAGGCCCTTCCCTGGTAGGCAAAAAGTACACGTATCCTAGAGAGATATTGCAGCAGCTTGTTATCGGAAGGCTGCTTGCACAAGAGTACGATGCTCCCTTTCCCTCTACAAGGGAACTTAAGCAGAATGGGCTTTTTAGAGGCAACAGTGCTATTCTCTTAGTGTTGTAGTGCTTTGAGCCACGCAGCCACTGAGTATTAACAGACGGCACATCTGATATGACTGTGGGATCTCAAGCTATACttaaaaattaggattttttttttgagagaataAGGGGTGGGAGAAGACGATTATGAGAACTGCCTGGGCTCGGATTACCCGTCAGGTTGGCCAAAGCCAGGATACTGACAGGGAAAGATCTATTGTGGGGACCAGAAAGGTGCAACTCCCCAGAGCATCAGCCTGCATCAGATCCCCCCCGATTAAATCAGGCTAATGAGTAACGCTGTTTGAGGCACTTTCAGATGCAGTCACATACTGTGCAGGGTCCACGTGCATAGTCCACGTTTCAAAATGCAACCATTAGAATAGCTTACAGAAGTCAGGCTTTGGCAATTCTTTCATAATCACAAAATACGTGCTTACATATGAGGAGCAGAACTTACGGGAGCTTAAGATGTTCCTCCATGTTTTGCTATTTAGACTTTAAAAAGTCACTCTAGTTGGGCAAGCCTAAATAGAGAGGATCTGGAAAGCAGGGATTTTTTGCTGTGCAGTCAAACTGCACTTCTGAACTATCTATACACAGTGCCTTACAGAGCAGCTACAGATAAATATGCATAAGAATATGCCAAGGCCAATAGCTGAGCTCTAGTCTGAGTCTCGCAGTCCAGCTGTCTGATCCGTTTACCCTCCGGTACTGTCGGGGTCAGCAGGGCTGCTCGGCCCCGCTGCAATAGTCCGTACTCAACCAAGCAGCAAACACGCCAGCCATC from Struthio camelus isolate bStrCam1 chromosome 5, bStrCam1.hap1, whole genome shotgun sequence includes the following:
- the RNH1 gene encoding ribonuclease inhibitor; amino-acid sequence: MELDIQCEEMNPSRWAELLSTMKSCKTIRLDDCNLSSSNCKDLSSVINTNPSLTELKLNNNELGDAGVEYLCKGLLMPSCNLQKLWLQNCNLTSASCETLRSVLSAQPSLTELHVGDNRLGTAGVKVLCQGLMNPNCKLQTLQLEYCELTADIVEALNAALQTKPTLKELSLSNNTLGDTAVKQLCRGLVEARCDLELLHLENCGITSDSCRDISAVLSNKSSLIDLSVGDNKIGDSGLALLCQGLLHPNCKIQKLWLWDCDLTSAGCKDLSRVISTKETLIEISLIDNNLRDSGMEMLCQALKDPKAELQELWIRECGLTTACCKAVSSALSVNKHLKVLHIGENKLGDAGVELMREGLLHPNCNIQSLWLGNCDLTAACCPTLATIMVAKQCLTELDLSYNTLEDEGMRKICEALRNPNCKLQQLILYDIFWSSEMDDELRALEESKPELKIIS